The Paraburkholderia sp. PREW-6R genomic interval GGAAACACGAACCACATCCAGTGGCTGCGTTTGCGGCCGCTGCGCAATTCCTCGCACACGTCGGCGTAAAGCGGATCTTGCGCAACGACAAAACGCTGGAGTGTGTATGGGTCGTCCCTATCCGTACTCATTTTTGTACTCCTTGCAGGCTTGTGCAGATTCAGTCTGCGCAGCATGTCGCATACCCCCCGGCGCGACGCGCGCAAGGCTCGCTTTTTGCTCCACACCAAAACACGTCAGGCGAGCACATCATCATGGACATCCTGCACCGCAAAGCGAGCGTCCCGCCCTCTCAGCCCATCAAGCTGACGACGATCGCGAAAGAAGCGATTGAGCGTTTCTCATCCGATCGATGCGCAATGATGGGCGCGAGCATCGGCTTCTACTCGGCTTTTTCACTCGCGCCGACGCTGCTGATCGTGCTGGCGATCGCTGGCTGGTTTTTCGGCGCCGATGCCGCACAAGGTCAGTTCTTCGCGCAGATCCGGCAAATTCTCGGACCCGACGCGGCGAGCGCCATGCAGGGCGTTGTTCAGCATGCGCATCGTTCCAGCGGTAGCGGCCTGGCCGCGGCGTTTTCCGTCGTGTTGCTGCTGGTCGGTGCATCGGCTACGTTTTCCAGTCTGAACACGGCGCTCGACGTGGTCTTCGCAGCCAGGTCTCCGAAAGGGCTCGCGGGCCTCGCGTTGATCGTGCGAGCACGCCTCGTGTCGCTGGGTTTATTGATGGGGCTCAGCTTTTTGCTGGTGGTGTCGCTGGTGCTCGACGCGGCCATCCAGACCGCCGGCAGTGCAGTCTTCGGTAGCTCGACGCTGAGTGTGATTGCTGACGTCACGCAGTCGATCTTCGGCCTCGTGGTTCTTGCTTTCGGCCTCGGCGCGCTGATCAAATGGCTGCCCGATACCCGCGTGAGCTTTCGTCCGGCGCTGGTAGGCGGTGCAGTGGCTGCGGTGCTTTTTACCGTGGGCCGGCATCTGTTCGGCTTCTATCTCGCGCACGCCGGCACCGCGGGTGCGTTTGGCGCGGCCGGATCGCTTGCGGTGCTGATGATGTGGCTATATTTCTGCGCCATTGTTTTTCTGTTTGGCGCCGAGGTCGCGTCGGCCATGTCGCAAAAGCCGAAGGAGAGCGACCCCGCCGACGTCAAGGCACGTCTAAGCGTCTCGCATTGATCGCCGTCGCGAGCGCGACCGCACGTCGAACGAAGTCGCGCCCATCACACCGGCACGAGTCGATACCCGTGCCGGAGGAGGCGCTGAAAAACAGGCAGACGCAGCGAACGCCCGGAGTCGTCTACGCTCGGCGCTTGAACGTCACATGGAGGCACTCATGGCACCGCATCGAATCATGTTCATCCGGCACGCGGAGAAGCCCGACGCGAGCAGCGGAACCGGCATCGACGCAGACGGCAAACCCGATGAAGAAAGCCTCGCGGTACGCGGCTGGCAGCGCGCCGGCGCACTGGTGCGTTTCTTCTGCCCGGCCGAGGACTCCCACGCCACGCAGCGGCGGCCGGGCACCGTGTTTGCGCCCGGCACCGGTCCCGCCAGCGAGAGCAGGCGCGCCATGCAAACCGTTACCCCACTCGTCGCGAAGGTGCGAGAAACGTCGAAGGTGGAGTTCATCACGACTTACCTGAAAGACGATGGCGAAGCGCTGATGAAAGACGTGCTCACGCGTGCGGGCGTCGTGCTGATTTCATGGGAACACAAGGTGCTGCCGACGCTGATCGGACACATGCCCGGTGCGCCGGCCGTGCCGTCGAAGTGGCCGGACAAGCGCTTCGACATGGTGTGGGTGCTAGATCGCGATGACGACACATGGTCGTTCTCGCAACTTCCGCAACTGCTGCTCGCGGGAGATTCGGACGAGCCGATCCGATAGCATGTGGCGCGATGCGCGATCGACACGCACTCGGGCACGCAATCGGGCACGCAATCGGCGCGCACTGACCTCCGTTCACCAGGGCACCACGCGCCCGAGGTAATCCACATAATGCAGCCCGCTGCGTCCCGCATGGGTGTCGATCGTGCTGACCAGATTCGGAATGCTCTCTTCAATGGTCAAACGCGCCTGCGGGCCGCCCATATCCGTCTTCACCCATCCGGGCGCCATTAACAGGAGGGTCCGCGGATCGTCCGGGTGGCGCGCCGCGAAGCTGCGCATGAACATGTTGAGCGCCGCCTTGCTGCCGCGATAGACCTCGTAATGGCCGTTGGTGTTGTTCGCAACGCTGCCTTGGCCCGACGACATCACACCAATCGTTCCGTATGGCCGCACGAGGTCCTGAAACGCCTCGATGACCCGCATTGGACTCAAAGAATTGGTCACCATCACGCGCACGAATTCGTCGGTCGAGACATCGGCAATCGTTTCCCGATCGTCGTTTTTCACGCCGGCGTTCACGAACAGCAAGTCCAGCTCGCGACCCGCGAGACGCGCATGGAGCGCGGCAACCTGCTCGGGCATCGTCACATCGACAGTCTCGACTTCCAGCGCGCGGTGCGCGCCTGCCGACAGTTCGCGCAATCGCGCTGTCGAGCCTTCGCGGCCGGTGGCGATAACGCGCCAGCCGCGTTTCAGATATTCCTCGACCATCGCCAGTCCAAGCCCGCGCGATGCGCCGATCAGAAGGACGGTTTTTTGCGCAGAGACGTCCTGCATGGTTGCTCCTTATGAGTGAGGCCGCCTTGCAACGCACTCGTCAGCGGTTCGATCGCGGCCGGTACATTCAATATATCGACGGCGAGGCCACGGCGGAAGACGCGGCATCTGCACGTATAAGCTGCACGGGACGCCATGTCCGGATCGCCCATGCTACGATCGGCGCATGCCTGAACCCGACCTGAATCTGCTCGTTGCACTCGACGTCCTGCTTGCCGACGGCAGCGTCGCGGGTGCCGCTCGCCGGCTAGGTCTGAGTGCTTCCGCGATGAGCCGGACGTTGACGCGGCTTCGCGACGCGACCGGCGATCCACTGCTCGTGCGCGCGGGGCGGCGCATGGTGCTGACACCTCATGCGCAGGCGTTGCGCCAACGCGCGCAGAACGCCGTACACGAGGCGCGCGCCGTTCTACGTCCGTCGGTCGCGGAGCCGGATTTTTCGACGTTGCAGCGCACCTTCACCGTTCGCGCCAATGAAGGCTTCGTGGCGGCGCTCGGCGGCCCGCTGATCGCCGCCACGCGTGCCGTCGCGCCGCATGTGCGCCTGCGCTTTGCGTCCAAGCCCGAGAAGAGCGCGGCGCACTTACGCGATGGCTCTGCCGATCTTGAGATCGGCGTGCTGGGTAAGATGGGTCCGGAAGTCCGGGTGCAGGCGTTGTTTCGGGATCGATTCGTCGGCGCGGTCAGAGCGGGACATCCGCTTTCGCATCTGCGTGATGTGACCACCGCGCAATACATCGCGTTCGGCCATGTCGTCGCATCGAGAAGCGGCCGCACACACGGACCGGTCGACGATGCGCTCGGCGCGCTCGGCATGGAGCGCACGATCGTCGCCGTGGTGCCGAGCTTTCTTGCCGCGCTTGCGGTGGCGCAGGCTTCCGATCTGATCGCCCTCGTGCCCGCGTCTCTGATGCGCGCCCAACCCGCGTCCGCCGGCGTGCATGTTTTCGAACTCCCGACGGCGACCGGCGAAATTACCGTCTCCCAGATGTGGCATCCGCGCGTCAAGGTGGACGCCGTGCACCGCTGGCTTCGTCAATTGACGCTAACTGTTTGTCGCGAACGACTGGGGACATGACGCACGGGGATTTAGCGAAAGCCTGCGGGCACTTCATCTGCGCAGCCAAGGTACTGTTACGCTTTGGCGTGCCGCCTGCCACCAGAACTGCCATCAGAATTGCCGCCAGCCTGCCGCATGCCTGCTGTCTCTGCCCTGCCTTCCATCCATCTGTTTCAGTGATCCATGAGTTCTGTCAGCCGACGCATTGCGCACCTCGACATGGACGCGTTCTACGCGTCCGTCGAACTCCTTCGCTATCCTGAACTGCGCGGCAAGGCGGTCGTGATCGGCGGCGGCCGCAGCGGCACACCGGAGCTACTGGAAGACGGCACGCGCCGCTTCGCGCGACTGCGCGATTACGCGGGACGCGGCGTCGTCACCACGTCCACGTATGAGGCCCGCGCGCTTGGCGTGTTTTCGGCGATGGGCATGATGAAAGCGGCCATGCTCGCGCCGGACGCGATCCTTCTGCCGACGGATTTCGACTCGTATCGACACTACTCGCGGCTCTTCAAGGCGGCCGTCGCCACCTTCACGGATCAGATCGAAGATCGCGGCATTGACGAGATCTATATCGACCTGACCGACGTGCCGGGCGAGCCGCACGAGATCGGCGCGCGCATCAAGCAGGCGGTCAATCAGGCAACCGGTCTCACGTGTTCTATTTGCGTGGCGCCGAACAAGCTGCTCGCCAAGATCGGCTCCGAACTCGACAAGCCCGACGGCCTGACCATCCTCACACCCGCCGACGTGCCGCTGCGCGTGTGGCCCTTGCCGGTGCGCAAGGTGAACGGCATCGGGCCGAAGGCGGCGGAGAAGCTGACGGCGCTGGGCATCGCCACGGTCGGCGATCTCGCGGCGGCGGACGCGGCGCGCCTGCAGAACAACTTCGGCCGCAGCTATTCAGCGTGGCTGCTGGAAGTCGCGCAAGGGCACGACGAGCGGCCGGTGGTGGTCGGATCGGAACCCAAGTCGATGAGCCGCGAGACGACCTTCGAACGCGATCTGCATCCGCGCCATGATCGTCCGGCGCTGTCGAGTGCATTTACCGGCTTATGCGTGCGCGTGGCGGAAGATCTCGTGCGCAAGGGCTATGTGGGCCGGACCGTGGGCATCAAGCTGCGCTACGACGATTTCCGTACGGTCACGCGCGATCTCACACTCGACGAACCCACCGCCGACGCGGCCGAGATCCGCCGCGCGGCGACCGAATGTCTGCGGCGCGTGGAATTGAATCGCAAGCTGCGCTTGCTAGGCGTGCGGGTGAGCGCATTGACGCCGGCCAACGCGCAACCGCTCAGGCAGCGCCGGCCGGTTCAGGCCGATTTGCCCTTCACGAGCGACGAGTAAGCGGGCGTGCCCGCCGTAACCGCCGGCGAGGAACGCAGCGTGGCGCCGTCGGCCCCGGCCTGAGACGCCGCCACGGAAAACGCGAACGTATTGATCCCGTTTTCACTTCTCACCGACACCCCGCCGCGGTGCATCTCCGCAATCGCCTTGACGATCGCAAGGCCGAGGCCGTGGTTTTCTCGGCTATTGGTGCGCGACGCCTCCGCGCGATAAAAACGGTCGAACAGATGTTCCAGCACATCGGGCGCAATGGGCCGGCCCGGGTTTGCGACTTCCACACGCACCTGGTCTTCATCGCGCAGGATCGTCACCGTGATGCGCGCGCCCGGTTCGCAATGCTGGATCGCGTTCATCAGCAGGTTCGTGCATGCGCGGCCGAACAGCGAACGGTTCACGCGCGACAGCGCGTCGCCATGCAATTGCGCGTGAACCCGCGCTTCTTCGAGCGGAATCTCCAGAAACTCCAGGGTGTGCGCCACTTCCGCGGCGAGCGACACTTCCACCAGACCCGTTGCGCGTTCGCCCTGATCGGCACGCGCGAGGAACAGCATGTCGTTGATGATCGCGCGCATCCGCTCGAATTCTTCGAGATTCGATTGCAGCGTATGGCGCAGATCGTCGACGGAACGATTGCGCGTCAACGCCACCTCGGTCTGGCCGATCAGGATCGTGACCGGTGTGCGCAGCTCGTGCGCGACGTCCGCGTTAAACGATTCGAGACGCCCATACGCGCCATCCAGCCGTTCGAGCGCCCCGTTGAACGAGTTCGCCAGGTCATTCAGTTCGAGCGGAAGAGAGGCCGTATTCAGACGCTGTGAGCGGTTGTTTGGACTGACGGCGGACGCGTCGCGCGTGAGACGCGTGAGCGGCGCGAGACCGAGCCGCGTCACCGAATAGCTGAGCAGCAGCACGGCCAGGCTGCCGAGCGCGGACAACGCGGCAAGTGCCGAGCCGAACACGCGCATGGTGCGCACGTTGGGCGAATAGCTCGCTGCCACCTGCAACTGCACGGGCGGCCGCGCACCGTTGGCGGGGATCGTCGCCGTGGCGGTGAGCATGTCCTGTCCGCCGCCCGCCGGCGTGACGCGCGTATAGCCGCCTGGCCAGCTCGTTACCACGTTGCCGTCCACCGGCTTGCCGTAATGAAAATAGGGATCCGCGCCCGACACCGAATATGTGGTGCTGTTGTCGTGCGGCGTCATGTCCGTGAGCTTTTCACGCGCCATGCGCCACTTCTCGGGCGTCACGGCGTGATAGACGATGATGCGCGCGATCTGCGCGCGATCGTCGAGCGATTCACGCAGATGGTGTTCGAGCTGCGTGCGCAGCACCAGAAAGAGACCCGTGCCGACCAGCGTAAAGACGGACAACGCGACGAGCGCGAACATCAGCGCCAGCCGGCGGGCGATGGATCGGTTCATGATTGCTCCGCCTCTTCACGCACTTCGAGAACGTAGCCCATGCCGCGCACCGTATGCAGGAGCTTGGACGGAAACGGGCCGTCGAGCTTCGCGCGCAGACGTTTGATCGCGGTTTCCACGACGTTCGTGTGGCTGTCGAAGTTGACGTCCCAGACGAGTTCGGTAATCGCGGTTTTCGACAGAATGTCCCCCTGCCGGCGCGCGAGCACGCTCAGCAACTGGAACTCCTTGGCGGTTAGATCGAGCCGTACGCCGTCGCGGGTCGCGCGCCGTCCAATCAGATCGACGAACAGATCGCCGACCGAAATCAGCGTGGACTCCTGTGAGCGGGTGCGGCGTGCGAGCGCATGCAAGCGCTCGACCAGTTCGAGGAACGAAAAGGGTTTGGTGAGGTAGTCGTCGGCGCCTTCGCGCAGGCCGCGCACGCGATCGTTCACGTGGTCGCGCGCGGTGAGCATGATGACCGGCGTGGACTTGCGCATGCGCAGCGCCTTGAGCACGCTGAAGCCGTCGCGCCTCGGCAGCATCACGTCGAGCACGATCACGTCATAGTCGAATTCGGTGGCCAGATGCATGCCCTCCTCGCCGTCGAGCGCGACGTCCACGACCCAGCCCTGCTCTGTCAAACCGGAACGTAGGTAATCCACCACCTTCAGTTCGTCTTCAACGATCAGCAATTTCATGCGCGTCCCCTTGTATGTGAATTATACGAAACGCCTTGCAGGCTTTCCCTGCATGCCGCGCTGGGCGCTGCTGTGTCATGGGCCGCCATCGGCTCACTCGGCATGAGCGATCGCCTCGCTCTGCTCCTTTCCGTCTGGTCGCAGGTTGCGCGGCGAAACGTTGGCCTCGGGCGCGCTGCCTTGAGACGCATTGTCGTGTGGCATGTTGCCTTCGGGCATGTCGCCTTGACGCGCATTGCCTTGAGGCGTATTGCCTTGAGGTGTATTGCCTTGGGTCGCGCTGCCTTGACGCGCATTGCCTTCAGGCGCATTGCCTTCAGGCGCATTGCGCTGCGGGGCAATGCTGGTGCCGGAGAGCGCCATGTCCGCATCGGTCCATCCCCCGCCCAGCGCCTTCACGAGCGACACCGACAGCGTCATCTGCTGACCGTGAATCTGCACGTCCTGGCGCTCGCTCGTGAGCAGCGACTGCTGTGCGGTGATGACGTCGAGGAAAGCGACGAGGCCGCCCGAATAACGGTCGTTCGCGAGCGACAACAGCCGCTGCGAATCAGCAACCGCGGCATGCGACTGCTGCGACGCGTTATCGAGCACCGAAAGCCCCGTGATGCCATCCTGCACCTGCTGGAACGCATTGAGCACGGTTTGCCGGTAGTTGGCCTCGGTGGCCTTATAACCTTCACTCGCATACTGCACGTTGGCGGCGCGGCGGCCGCCGTCGAAGAGCACCTGGCCGACGGCCGCGCCAAGCGTCCACATCAGCGTGGGCGCGCTCAGCAGGCTCGCGAACTGCGTCGCCTCCCAGCCGATACTCGGCGTGAGCGTGAGACTCGGGAAGAAGGCCGCCTTGGCGACGCCGATCTGCGCGTTTGCCGCCGCCATCGCCCGCTCGGCCGACGCAATGTCCGGCCGACGCTGCAACACGTCGCTCGGCAGTCCCAGCGGAATGGCCGGCACCTGAAGGTTGACCACTTTCGGATCGATCGAGAACTGCGGCGCCGGCACGCCGACCAGCGCAGCAATCGCATGCTCGTATTGCGCACGCTGGTTGAGTAACAGTTGCGCCTGCAAACGGGTGGAGTCGAGCAGCGATTGCTGCTGCAACACGTCGAGCCCGGAGACCGAGCCGAGATCGTGTTCGGTGGTCACATAGTCGAGAGCCTTCTTCTGCAGGACCACTGACTGGTTCAGCACGTCGATCTCGGCATCGAGCTCACGCAGCGAGAAGTAATCGGTGGCGAGGTCGGTGGTCAGGACGAGGCGCGCGTTGGCGAGGTCGTCGCCGGACTGCTGCGCGGAGGCGACGGCGCCCTCCACTTCGCGCCGTATCCGGCCGAACAGGTCGGTGTCGTAGTCGATCGTGGGGCCGAGCTGGAAATTGTTCTGCACGGTCGACGTAGTCGGCGTCGCGTAATTGGTGAGCGGGCGGCTCTGCGAAATCCGAAAGCGCGAGCCGGCCGCGGCGAGATCCACTTCAGGCACCTGTAGCGCCCGCGTATTGGCAAGCGTCGCTCTGGCCTGCGCATAGTGTGCGCTCGCCGCAGCGAGCGTCTGATTCTGCGCGAGCGCCTGGGTTTCCAGCGTGGCGAGCGTGACGTCGCCGAACGCGCTCCACCACTCGGGCGAGATCGGCGCGTGCGACGGCTGCGCGAGACGCCAATACGAGTCGGTTTGCCACGCGGGCGGCACCGCGGCCTCGGGGCGCCTGTAGTCGGGCCCGACGGTGCATGCGCCCAGCAGCGCTACGGCCGCCGTCGCGGCAAGCGTGACGATAGCCCGGCGCAGAGCGGTCTGCCGCACGATCACGACGCCCCCTTGCCGTTTTTCTTCGGCTGCTCGATCTGCACGTGATCGCCATCTGCAATCGAATCGCTCGGGTTGATGACGACCTTGTCGGTTGCCTCGATACCACTCTCGATCTCAAGCGACTGCCCGAGGTCCTGCGCAATCACGATCTTGTGCAACTGCACGTTGCCGTGGCTGTCGACCACCGCGAGGCGCGGGCCTTCCGCGCGAAACAGCAGCGCGTTGCCGGGCACCATCAGTTTCGCGTGGGCCACCGCGGGCACGGCGACCTGTACGTAGGCGCCAGGCCGCAGTTTGCCGTCGGGATTGGGCAGCGTCACTTCGACCTGCAACGAACGTGTGGGCACATCGATCGCGCCAGCAATGTGCGTGATCATGCCGTGGAACTGCTGCGTCGGCAGCTCGGCCTGCGTGACCACCACGTACTGTCCGACCGACACGTTCTGCGCATAAGCCTGCGGCAACTGGACATACACGCGCAGCGGATCGGACTGTGCGAGCGCGAACAGCGCGCGGCTCGTGCCGCTGCCCGCGTCGATCAGGTCGCCCACGTCGACGTTGCGCTGCGTGATCACGCCCGTAAACGGCGCGACGATCCGCTTGAACGATTCGAGCTGCTGGAGACGCTTCACGTTGGCGTCGGCGGCGGCGAGATTGGCGAGATCCTGCGAATAGGTGCTTTGACGCTCGTCGAGTTCCTGCTGCGAGACGGCATCGCGTTGACGCAATTGCTGCCAGCGATCCAGCGAGCTTTTCGCGAGCCCCAGGCTGGAGCTGGTTTGCTGACGCTGCGCGAGCGCCTGCGCGAGTTCCTGGTCGATTTCCGGCGTATCCAGCACGGCAAGCAACTGGCCCTGCTTCACATGGGCGCCGATATCGGCGTACCAGTGCAGCAGATAACCCGTGGCGCGCGCATAGATCGGCGACTCGACATTGCCGCGCAACGTACCCGGCAGCAGCGTGTTGCCGCCGCCTTCCGTTTGCGTGGGCGTCACCACGTTCACGTACTGCACGGCGTTCTGCTTCGTCGTGGCCGCAACCGAACGGCTTTGCAGCAGATCGGCGATCACCGTGCGCAATGCGCCTGCAGCGAGGAGCGCCAGCACGATCCACACGGCGAGTTTGGCGCGCTTCCACTCACGGTGGCGCGGCGGCAGTGCGTGTCCGCCTTCGGTTTCTCGCGAGGGAATCGCTAGCGATGCATGGGTCTTTTCGGTCATCTCGTTCAACCACCTAATTTCAGCCAGTTCAGTCGGCCGCGCACATGCGGCGGGCGTTCGTCGTTCGGGTTACGCGGGCTGGCCCGCGCCTTCGTGATCGGGCGCGGGACCGTCACTGCCATCGTGACTGCCCTGACCGTCGCGCTCGCGCGCGTCACGGCCCGGGTCGCCGTCTCGCCGTGCGCCGCGCTCGCCGCCGCGCTTGCCGCCGCGCCCGTCGTCGGCGCCGCCGCTGCCGCCGCCATTGCCGCCGTCATTGCCATTGCCGCCCCCATTGCCGCCATTGCCATTTTCGCCGTCGTTGCGGTGGCGGCGAGCGAGGCGTGTGTGAATGCCTGCAAACAGCAGCGGCACGAAGAACAGCGTGGACACGGTCGCGAACAGCAATCCGCCGATCACCGCACGGCCGAGCGGCGCATTCTGCTCGGCGCCTTCGCCCAAACCGAGCGCCATTGGAATCATCCCGATGATCATCGCGAACGCCGTCATCAGCACCGGCCTGATCCGGCTCGCGCCGGCCTCGAGCGCGGCGGTGAGGGGCGGTGCGCCGGCGGAGAGCCGCTGGCGCGCGAACGCCACCATCAGGATACTGTTGGCCGTGGCGACGCCCATCGTCATGATCGCGCCCGTCAACGCCGGCACGCTCAGATGCGTGCCCGTCAGAAACAGCATCCACACGATGCCGGCAAGCGCCGCGGGCAACGCGCTGATGATGATGAGCGGATCGATCCACGACTGGAAATTCACGACGATCAGCAGATACACGAGGACAATCGCCATCGCCACGCCGAGCCCGAGTCCGAAGAAGGAACTGCGCATCGTCTGTACCTGGCCGCGCACCGTGATCTGACTGCCGCGCGGCAACGCCTTGCGCGCGTTGTCGACGAGCTTGTCGACCTGATTCGCGACGCTGCCCAGATCGCGGTTTTCAACGCTCACATACAGATCGATCACCGGCTTGATGTTGTAGTGCGTGACCTCGGCGAACTGGCTTTGCGGCGCGACCCGCACGAGGTTGCCGAGCAGTTGCGTCGGGCCCGTGGTCGAGCTGGAGACCGGCGTGCGCAGCAATTCGTCGATCGACGAAATCTGATACTGCGGCGTCTGCACCGCAACGTTGTATTCCACGCCGTTGCGGTTGTTGAACCAGAAACCCGGCGACGTCTGCGAGCTGCCCGACAGCGAAATCAACACGTTCTGCGCCACATTGTTCGCGTTCAGATTCAACTGCTGCAAGCGCGTGCGATCCATCTGCAGATTGATGACCGGTTCATCCAGTTTCTGCTGGATGTGCGTGTCCACCGTGCCGGGAATCATCCGCACTTCCTTTAGCAGCTTGCGCGCGACGTCGAAGTTGCCCTGCTGGTTCGCGCCGGAAATCTGCACGTCCACCGCGGCCGGCAAGCCGAAGTTGAGAATCTGCGTGACGATATCGGCCGGCTGGAAAAAGAATTCCGTACCCGGAAAACGTTGTGGCAACAACGCGCGCAGCTTGTCCATATAGATCTGGCTCGGCTTGTGGTCTTCGCTCAGCGCGACCTGAATTTCGCCGTCGAGCGTGCCGATCGTGCCCGCGTTGCTGTACGAGAGATTGATACCGCTGTACGGCAAGCCAAGGTTGTCGAGAATCGTGCCGAGTTCCTTTTGCGGCACCACCTCGCGGATCACTTTTTCGACCTGGTCCGCAAGGCGCGCGGTTTCCTCGATCCGGGTCCCGGTCGGCGCGCGCATATGCAGCCGGATGTCACCCGCGTCGACGTTCGGGAAAAAGTCTTCGCCCAGCACGAAGACGAGGCCCATCGAAATCACGCAGAAGCCGAGAAACACGGTGCCGAATGTCGCGCGACGCACCAGAAGGCTGCTGAGAATCATGATGTAACCGGCGCGCATGCGCTCGAAGCCGCGGTCGAAACGCTGGTACAGACGCTGGAACAGATTCGGCTGGGCGTCGCCTTTGGCTTTGTGCGCGTGGCCCATCAGCAGCATCGCGAGGGTCGGCACGAGCGTACGCGAAAGCACGTACGAGGCCAGCATTGCGAACACCACCGCTTCGGCGAGCGGCACGAACAGATACTTCGCGACGCCAGTGAGGAAAAACATCGGCACGAACACGATACAGATACACAGCGTCGACACCAGTGCAGGGACCGCGATTTCGCCCGCGCCTTCCAGAATCGCTTCGTGCAGATCCGTGCCCATATGCAAGTGCCGTTCGATGTTTTCGATCGTCACCGTGGCGTCGTCCACCAGAATACCGACCGCGAGCGCGAGGCCGCCGAGCGTCATGATGTTGATGGTCTGCCCGAGCGCGTGCAGCGCGATCAACGAGGACAGAATGGACAGAGGAATCGAGATGGCGATAATGCAGGTGCTGCGCCAGTTGCCGAGAAAGAGCAGGATCATCGCCGCGGTCAGCGCGGCGGCGACCAGTGCTTCGCGCACCACCCCCTGCACGGCCGCCTTGACGAACACCGACTGATCGAACAGCGCCGAAATGTTCAGATCGGGCGGCAGCGAGGAACGCGCCGACGGCAACAGACCTTTTAACGTGTTGACGATCGACAACGTGGACGCGCTGCCGTTTTTCAGCACGGACATCAGCACGCCGCGATGCCCGTCCTGCCGCACGATATTGGTCTGCGGAGAGTAACCGTCGCGCACGTGGGCGACTTCGCGCAGATACGTGGTCGCGCCATTCAGCGTGCGCACCGGGATATCGTTGAGCCCCTCCACCGTGGCGGGCGAGCCGTTCATGTTGATCGTGTATTCCTTCGGCCCGATCTTGGCCGTACCGGTCGGCAGAATCAGGTTTTGCGCGTTGAATGCGCTCACCACGTCGGATGGCGTCAGCCCTTTGGCAAGCAACGCGCGCGTGTCGAGGTCGACCGAAATCAGCCGGGATTTGCCGCCGTACGGATACGGCACCGCCGCACCCGGAATCGTGACGAGCTGCGGGCGCAGGAAATTCAATGCGGTGTCGTTCAGATCCTGCTCCGAAAGCTTCGGACTCGACAGCCCGAGCTGGATCACCGGAATACTGGAGGCCGAATAGCTGAGCACGAGCGGCGGCGTCGCCCCTTGCGGCATCTGCTTGAGCTGCGCCTGTTCGACGGCAACGGTTTGCGCAATTGCCGTCTGAATGTTTGCGGTCGGCTGCAAAAACACTTTCAGGACCGTGATACCGGCAAGCGACTGCGACTCGATGTGCTCGATGTCGTTGACGGTGGTCGTCAGACTGCGCTCGTTGACCGACGTAATCCGATTCGCCATGTCTTCGGCGGACAGGCCCGTGTACGTCCAGATAATGCTGACGACCGGGATGTTGATTTCCGGCAGCACGTCAACGGGCGTGGTGAACAGCACGAAGGGCGTCGCCAGCAGGATCAGAATGGCCATCACGATGAACGTGTAAGGCCGTTTAAGCGCTACGTTAACAATCCACATGAAACGCGCCCGAGAAGATGCAGGTAGGGAATGGGTAAGTCAGCGC includes:
- a CDS encoding efflux RND transporter permease subunit, yielding MWIVNVALKRPYTFIVMAILILLATPFVLFTTPVDVLPEINIPVVSIIWTYTGLSAEDMANRITSVNERSLTTTVNDIEHIESQSLAGITVLKVFLQPTANIQTAIAQTVAVEQAQLKQMPQGATPPLVLSYSASSIPVIQLGLSSPKLSEQDLNDTALNFLRPQLVTIPGAAVPYPYGGKSRLISVDLDTRALLAKGLTPSDVVSAFNAQNLILPTGTAKIGPKEYTINMNGSPATVEGLNDIPVRTLNGATTYLREVAHVRDGYSPQTNIVRQDGHRGVLMSVLKNGSASTLSIVNTLKGLLPSARSSLPPDLNISALFDQSVFVKAAVQGVVREALVAAALTAAMILLFLGNWRSTCIIAISIPLSILSSLIALHALGQTINIMTLGGLALAVGILVDDATVTIENIERHLHMGTDLHEAILEGAGEIAVPALVSTLCICIVFVPMFFLTGVAKYLFVPLAEAVVFAMLASYVLSRTLVPTLAMLLMGHAHKAKGDAQPNLFQRLYQRFDRGFERMRAGYIMILSSLLVRRATFGTVFLGFCVISMGLVFVLGEDFFPNVDAGDIRLHMRAPTGTRIEETARLADQVEKVIREVVPQKELGTILDNLGLPYSGINLSYSNAGTIGTLDGEIQVALSEDHKPSQIYMDKLRALLPQRFPGTEFFFQPADIVTQILNFGLPAAVDVQISGANQQGNFDVARKLLKEVRMIPGTVDTHIQQKLDEPVINLQMDRTRLQQLNLNANNVAQNVLISLSGSSQTSPGFWFNNRNGVEYNVAVQTPQYQISSIDELLRTPVSSSTTGPTQLLGNLVRVAPQSQFAEVTHYNIKPVIDLYVSVENRDLGSVANQVDKLVDNARKALPRGSQITVRGQVQTMRSSFFGLGLGVAMAIVLVYLLIVVNFQSWIDPLIIISALPAALAGIVWMLFLTGTHLSVPALTGAIMTMGVATANSILMVAFARQRLSAGAPPLTAALEAGASRIRPVLMTAFAMIIGMIPMALGLGEGAEQNAPLGRAVIGGLLFATVSTLFFVPLLFAGIHTRLARRHRNDGENGNGGNGGGNGNDGGNGGGSGGADDGRGGKRGGERGARRDGDPGRDARERDGQGSHDGSDGPAPDHEGAGQPA